One stretch of Roseimicrobium sp. ORNL1 DNA includes these proteins:
- a CDS encoding nucleotide exchange factor GrpE, which yields MNHSVDEAEAAARAGEQPQEEPFVEGSQQDPTAALTAEVEKWKDLALRTAAELDNFRKRSARDMQEARSYANADLLRGLLPVLDTFEMGLEAARIESEQSIVFQGLKMVQGMFSNLLKEFGVDEVPAQGKPFDPNLHEALSQEASDTVPDGTVIRVQRRGYKLKDRLLRPANVVVSSGPAGA from the coding sequence ATGAATCATAGTGTCGACGAAGCCGAAGCCGCCGCTCGCGCCGGAGAGCAGCCCCAAGAAGAACCCTTCGTGGAAGGCAGCCAGCAAGATCCCACGGCTGCACTGACGGCTGAAGTGGAGAAGTGGAAGGACCTCGCTCTGCGCACGGCCGCCGAGCTGGACAATTTCCGCAAGCGCTCCGCCCGCGACATGCAGGAAGCCCGCTCCTACGCGAACGCCGACCTGCTGCGTGGCCTGCTGCCCGTGCTGGACACCTTTGAGATGGGCCTGGAAGCCGCCCGTATCGAGAGCGAGCAAAGTATTGTGTTCCAAGGCCTTAAGATGGTGCAAGGCATGTTCTCGAACCTACTCAAGGAATTCGGTGTGGACGAAGTGCCAGCCCAGGGCAAGCCTTTCGACCCGAACCTTCACGAAGCTCTCAGCCAGGAAGCCAGCGACACCGTGCCGGACGGCACCGTCATCCGCGTGCAGCGCCGTGGCTACAAGCTCAAGGACCGCCTACTCCGCCCCGCCAATGTGGTGGTTTCCAGCGGACCTGCAGGTGCGTAA
- a CDS encoding GAF domain-containing SpoIIE family protein phosphatase — protein sequence MKLFKEGDARRASRRKRVFDVLQVVGDAIQGGQPESTLHRLITQGAASVVEAEGAVLYLLDEKAGVLVPRHCTRDCPPLIALPERIVNQAKTNAGTLPSFLRLHSIKPGEGVVGSVFSNLKEENIPDLRHHPKFEGKANPFQQHVAALMAPLKHGVRGLGVLAAASERTKPFSPHELEMFDALAEQCGFALGNAQAHQEAGAKRKLESELRNASEIQRILLPEKAPETAGWEMAARNVPARLVSGDYYDFVPVGSTHLGVAIADVCGKGIPAALITAMCRSVLRSNARETLSPATVLAAVNRNLFPDIREDMFITVSYAVLAEDGSSLTLGRAGHTPPLVWRQESGKVDVISAPGVAVGVDKGSVFERITKDVPIPMESGDVLLLYTDGVNEAVDHKELEFGEERIKTIFALAAPNGAQAVVDALCDAVRKFIGGEPQSDDITLVVVRKK from the coding sequence ATGAAGCTCTTCAAGGAGGGTGACGCGCGTCGTGCGTCACGCCGTAAGCGCGTGTTCGATGTGCTTCAGGTCGTGGGGGATGCCATTCAGGGTGGCCAACCCGAAAGCACGCTGCACCGCTTGATTACCCAAGGCGCGGCCAGCGTGGTGGAAGCGGAGGGCGCCGTACTTTATCTTCTGGACGAGAAGGCCGGGGTGCTCGTGCCACGCCATTGCACGCGCGACTGCCCGCCACTCATCGCGCTGCCTGAGCGCATTGTGAACCAGGCCAAGACGAATGCCGGCACGCTGCCCAGCTTCCTGCGGCTGCACAGCATCAAGCCCGGCGAAGGTGTGGTGGGCTCCGTCTTCAGCAACCTGAAGGAAGAGAACATCCCGGACCTGCGCCATCACCCCAAGTTCGAGGGGAAGGCGAATCCCTTTCAGCAGCACGTGGCGGCGCTCATGGCCCCGCTGAAGCACGGCGTGCGCGGACTGGGCGTTCTGGCGGCTGCCTCAGAGCGCACGAAGCCCTTTTCACCGCATGAGCTGGAGATGTTTGATGCACTGGCCGAGCAGTGCGGCTTCGCCCTCGGCAATGCCCAGGCCCACCAGGAAGCCGGAGCCAAGCGCAAACTGGAAAGCGAACTGCGCAACGCGAGCGAGATCCAGCGCATCCTCCTGCCTGAAAAGGCGCCGGAAACCGCGGGCTGGGAAATGGCCGCGAGAAACGTCCCCGCGCGGTTGGTGAGCGGCGACTACTATGACTTTGTCCCGGTCGGCAGCACCCATCTGGGCGTGGCGATTGCGGACGTGTGCGGCAAGGGGATTCCCGCCGCGCTCATCACGGCCATGTGCCGCAGTGTCCTGCGCTCGAATGCCCGGGAAACGCTGAGTCCCGCCACCGTGCTGGCTGCAGTGAACCGTAATCTCTTCCCAGACATCCGGGAGGACATGTTCATCACCGTGTCGTACGCCGTGCTGGCGGAGGATGGCAGCAGCCTCACACTGGGCCGGGCCGGTCATACCCCGCCGCTCGTGTGGCGGCAGGAGTCCGGCAAGGTGGACGTCATTTCCGCCCCGGGCGTGGCCGTGGGCGTGGACAAGGGCAGCGTGTTTGAGCGCATCACCAAGGACGTGCCCATCCCCATGGAGAGCGGAGACGTCCTGCTGCTCTACACCGACGGGGTCAACGAAGCGGTGGACCATAAGGAACTCGAATTCGGCGAGGAACGCATCAAGACCATCTTCGCGCTCGCGGCACCCAATGGGGCCCAGGCGGTGGTGGATGCCCTGTGTGATGCCGTGCGCAAGTTTATCGGCGGTGAACCGCAATCCGACGACATCACACTGGTGGTCGTGCGGAAGAAGTAA
- a CDS encoding lipid-A-disaccharide synthase N-terminal domain-containing protein, producing MPASSAFLQNWLEPIFGHWLYVDSMLWTVVGFLGAAIFGSRFLLQWLQSEKEKKLVVPWYFWHLSFWGSVLNLLYFLHLDKAPLILGNCFLPFLYGRNILFLRREGTKGGGRKVFAAVAVLVLAGFGWSMFFDKDGDTGPGGSPEHRSKALLKQTAAALKGYHGEQGHFPSGDAKAILETLKKEGFPVNAANLPDTTDVSLDGWKQPIQILTSGNSFIVRSSGKNGIFEDSLSETRDDILIQGSVP from the coding sequence ATGCCGGCTTCTTCCGCTTTCCTTCAAAACTGGCTCGAACCCATCTTCGGACATTGGCTCTACGTTGACTCCATGCTGTGGACGGTGGTGGGCTTTCTCGGAGCCGCCATCTTCGGGAGCCGTTTCCTGCTTCAGTGGCTGCAGAGTGAGAAGGAGAAGAAGCTGGTGGTGCCGTGGTACTTCTGGCATCTGAGCTTCTGGGGCAGTGTGCTGAACCTGCTCTACTTCCTGCACCTCGACAAAGCACCACTCATCCTGGGCAATTGCTTCCTGCCGTTCCTCTATGGCCGCAACATTCTCTTCCTGCGACGCGAAGGAACAAAGGGTGGCGGAAGAAAAGTGTTCGCCGCCGTGGCGGTGCTGGTGCTCGCGGGTTTTGGGTGGTCGATGTTTTTTGACAAGGACGGTGACACAGGTCCAGGAGGCTCGCCCGAACACCGGAGCAAGGCACTCCTGAAACAGACCGCAGCCGCGCTGAAAGGCTACCACGGTGAGCAGGGCCACTTCCCCAGCGGCGATGCCAAGGCGATCCTGGAAACACTGAAGAAAGAAGGTTTCCCAGTGAATGCCGCGAACCTTCCCGATACGACCGATGTCTCGCTCGACGGATGGAAACAGCCCATTCAAATCCTCACCTCTGGAAATTCCTTCATCGTACGGTCTTCGGGTAAGAATGGCATCTTCGAGGACTCACTCAGCGAAACGCGTGACGACATTCTCATTCAGGGCAGCGTACCGTGA
- the dnaJ gene encoding molecular chaperone DnaJ, which yields MANKRDYYEVLGVAKGASQDEIKKAYRKLAVQFHPDKNPGDHTAEEKFKEVGEAYDVLSDEQKRAAYDRYGHAAFAGGSPGAGGGFRGGFHDPMDIFREVFGGGGGGGDIFDMFFGGGGGGRRRGAGGAQRGSDLRYGLEISLEEAAKGVEKELEFERLISCKTCSGSGSKSGSGTKQCRTCGGVGQVIRSGGIFQIQQTCPECQGSGQTISDPCRDCGGVGRAKDKTRIRLKIPAGIEDGSRLRSSGNGDAGTKGGPSGDLYVVISIKAHDLFERDGFDLHCEVPVGYPTAALGGEVTVPTLDGKATVKVPAGTQTGATFRLRGQGMKRLDADRRGDLYVHVQVAVPTKLNAEQREKLQEFAKALGEHHSPMQESFFERAKKFFF from the coding sequence ATGGCCAACAAGCGTGATTACTACGAAGTCCTCGGCGTCGCCAAAGGCGCCTCGCAGGACGAGATCAAGAAGGCCTATCGCAAGCTCGCGGTCCAGTTCCACCCGGACAAGAACCCCGGCGACCACACGGCCGAGGAGAAGTTCAAGGAAGTGGGCGAGGCCTACGATGTACTGAGCGATGAGCAGAAGCGCGCGGCCTACGATCGCTACGGGCATGCGGCCTTCGCCGGAGGCTCACCCGGGGCGGGTGGCGGCTTCCGTGGTGGATTCCATGATCCCATGGACATCTTCCGTGAGGTGTTCGGCGGCGGCGGCGGTGGTGGAGATATCTTTGACATGTTCTTCGGAGGTGGCGGCGGCGGCCGTCGCCGTGGTGCTGGAGGCGCACAGCGCGGCAGCGACCTGCGCTACGGTCTGGAGATCAGTCTCGAGGAAGCAGCCAAGGGTGTGGAGAAGGAACTCGAATTCGAGCGCCTCATCTCCTGCAAGACCTGCAGTGGCTCCGGCTCCAAGAGCGGCAGCGGCACGAAGCAGTGCCGCACCTGCGGTGGCGTCGGCCAGGTGATCCGCTCCGGCGGCATCTTCCAGATCCAGCAGACCTGCCCGGAATGCCAGGGCTCAGGACAGACCATTTCCGATCCGTGCCGCGACTGCGGTGGCGTTGGTCGCGCAAAGGACAAGACTCGTATCCGGTTGAAGATTCCCGCGGGTATTGAGGACGGCTCTCGTCTGCGCTCTAGTGGCAATGGCGATGCGGGTACCAAGGGTGGCCCGAGTGGCGACCTGTATGTGGTGATCAGCATCAAGGCGCATGACCTTTTCGAGCGTGACGGTTTCGACCTGCACTGCGAAGTGCCGGTGGGTTATCCCACGGCGGCTCTCGGTGGCGAGGTCACGGTGCCAACGCTGGATGGCAAAGCCACGGTGAAGGTTCCGGCCGGCACGCAGACGGGCGCCACCTTCCGCTTGCGCGGCCAGGGCATGAAGCGGCTGGATGCAGATCGTCGTGGTGACCTCTATGTGCATGTGCAGGTCGCCGTGCCCACCAAACTGAATGCCGAGCAGCGGGAAAAGCTCCAGGAGTTTGCCAAGGCCCTCGGGGAGCATCACTCGCCCATGCAGGAGTCATTCTTTGAGCGGGCGAAGAAGTTCTTCTTCTAG
- a CDS encoding peptidase S10, with the protein MKLCTLLLCFPIALATPIHADVKAEPPREEGKEAAPAKEGNDQNKEKPPSQGRKSPETSTTKHTIVLSGVRMEYTATAGTLPIRDAEGKTKAEIFYIAYTKDGLNDLSQRPVTFSFNGGPGSSSVWMHLGLLGPRRVKLQDDGSAVPPPYQLVDNEYSLLDETDLVFIDPVGTGYSRATKPEDAKLFFGLAEDARSVAEFIRLYVTQNTRWASPKFLIGESYGTTRAAALSGELANKHRMNLNGIMLVSTVLNFQTIWGGEGNDLPHVLYLPSYTATAWHHRKLPEDLQKLPIQDVLKQAEAFAVGEYLQAIMLGAALPDEQRKAVLEKMARFTGVSADWLDRANLRPGLERFSVELLRDRRLQVGRFDSRYTGHVRNGLASSAEGDPSGDAFFAPFASTFNHFIRTELKYIDDQPYEILASLGKWNWGAENDFVNVAETLAVAMTRNPFLKVHVSCGYTDLATPYFASHYTFKHLNVAPEISKNITIDDYYAGHMMYLNLPDLAKQRTDLGKFIRAATGR; encoded by the coding sequence ATGAAGCTTTGCACTCTTCTTCTCTGCTTCCCGATCGCGCTTGCGACACCCATTCATGCGGATGTAAAGGCCGAACCTCCTCGTGAAGAGGGTAAAGAGGCGGCGCCTGCGAAAGAGGGTAATGACCAGAACAAGGAAAAACCCCCATCGCAGGGAAGGAAATCCCCGGAAACTTCAACTACCAAACACACGATCGTCCTCTCGGGCGTGCGGATGGAATATACAGCGACTGCCGGAACGCTGCCCATCAGAGATGCCGAGGGCAAAACCAAGGCTGAAATATTCTATATCGCGTATACAAAGGACGGGCTGAACGACCTCTCACAAAGACCGGTGACCTTCTCGTTCAATGGAGGTCCCGGTTCTTCCTCCGTGTGGATGCACCTGGGCTTGCTGGGGCCGCGCAGGGTGAAACTCCAGGATGACGGCAGCGCCGTGCCACCCCCTTATCAGCTTGTAGATAACGAGTATTCGCTATTGGATGAGACGGACCTCGTTTTCATCGATCCCGTGGGCACGGGCTACAGCCGCGCGACAAAACCGGAAGATGCGAAATTGTTCTTCGGCCTGGCTGAGGATGCGCGCAGTGTGGCCGAATTCATCCGGCTCTACGTCACCCAGAATACGCGTTGGGCTTCACCCAAGTTCCTCATCGGGGAGAGCTATGGCACCACACGCGCCGCGGCGCTGAGCGGTGAGCTGGCAAACAAACACCGGATGAACCTGAATGGCATCATGCTGGTGAGCACAGTGCTGAATTTCCAGACCATCTGGGGTGGTGAGGGGAATGACCTGCCGCATGTGCTTTATCTTCCCAGTTATACCGCCACCGCGTGGCACCATCGCAAGCTGCCCGAGGATCTCCAGAAGCTCCCCATCCAGGACGTGCTGAAGCAGGCGGAGGCATTCGCCGTGGGAGAGTATCTTCAGGCCATCATGCTTGGCGCAGCCCTTCCCGATGAGCAACGGAAGGCCGTGCTGGAAAAGATGGCACGCTTCACGGGAGTATCCGCGGACTGGCTGGATCGCGCCAACCTGCGACCCGGACTGGAGCGCTTCTCAGTGGAGTTGCTGAGAGACCGTCGCCTGCAGGTGGGTCGATTCGACAGCCGGTACACGGGACATGTGCGAAACGGCCTCGCCTCGTCTGCTGAGGGTGATCCGAGCGGGGACGCGTTCTTTGCCCCCTTCGCCTCCACCTTCAATCACTTCATCCGCACGGAACTGAAGTACATCGATGACCAGCCCTACGAGATCCTCGCCAGCCTGGGCAAGTGGAACTGGGGCGCTGAGAACGATTTCGTGAATGTCGCAGAAACGCTGGCGGTCGCGATGACGCGCAATCCCTTCCTGAAGGTGCACGTCTCCTGCGGGTACACGGACCTCGCGACGCCCTACTTCGCTTCGCACTACACGTTCAAGCATCTGAACGTGGCCCCGGAGATCTCGAAGAACATCACCATCGATGACTACTACGCCGGTCATATGATGTACCTCAACCTTCCCGACCTCGCGAAGCAGCGTACGGATCTCGGCAAATTCATCCGGGCCGCGACCGGAAGGTGA